From one Brachypodium distachyon strain Bd21 chromosome 4, Brachypodium_distachyon_v3.0, whole genome shotgun sequence genomic stretch:
- the LOC100828929 gene encoding protein slowmo homolog, whose protein sequence is MVVSYTQEHVYRHPWHRVTAAAWRKFTDPAAREAPLSHILDVQTLSRRLDPRAGRLHAVRAIAGRAPAPLPFLLRPLAAGVDAVLCVERTTVDCPARAMLVISRNANLRRLVDVEERCRYGPHPERPEEWTLVTQETTIRCAPLAAVSAVVAGLVERRCADSFVQNAAKGQEVVERICQGLALADHED, encoded by the coding sequence ATGGTGGTCTCGTACACGCAGGAGCACGTGTACCGGCACCCCTGGCACCGCGTCACCGCCGCGGCGTGGCGCAAGTTCACCGACCCGGCGGCTCGCGAGGCCCCGCTCTCCCACATCCTCGACGTGCAGACGCTGTCCCGCCGCCTCGAcccgcgcgccggccgcctccatGCCGTGCGCGCCATCGCCGGGCGGGCCCCCGCGCCTctgcccttcctcctccgccccctcgccgccggcgtcgacgcCGTGCTCTGCGTGGAGCGCACCACCGTGGActgccccgcgcgcgccatgCTCGTGATCTCCCGCAACGCCAACCTCCGCCGGCTCGTGGACGTGGAGGAGCGGTGCCGCTACGGGCCCCACCCGGAGCGGCCGGAGGAGTGGACGCTTGTCACGCAGGAGACCACCATCCGGTGCGCGCCGCTCGCGGCCGTGTCGGCCGTGGTCGCCGGGCTGGTTGAGCGGCGGTGCGCCGATAGCTTCGTGCAGAACGCGGCCAAGGGGCaggaggtcgtcgagcggatctGCCAAGGTCTCGCGCTTGCAGACCACGAGGACTAA
- the LOC100829227 gene encoding uncharacterized protein LOC100829227, translated as MPLPLRRNALSAAAVSGLLLRRALFTTAASRPQWAMTVRMDLHLIKSSSTLTASFDLAEPPRASRLAVPDNRVDLRFLPGPDGKYMGFVPGDVRAVSEDGFLLLNFMDLNLTAQETGPDVFRFVCNPLSGELFRLPDMFGTRKSVRYIYPGLLTETRRGNGHGPPERYAVAEALPKTEPSRFFSLRRFLSETGEWEKLTGLRSPLPPARQMKVDHEAVACGDRLWWVDVSWGVLSVDPFSDRPELCFVELPEGMPGKEHAASDPEQRILARYRRVGVSEGRLRYAEVSQREPFLLRSFALDGNDGGGGWTLEHEVALSPLWANGGYPWLPMEEGLDGTPRIGVFDPMNASIMLLTVGKYVVTVDMDRGKVLASAVVCQDQDHIIISCPHASLQSFLLPPWLGSTRIPPAGKRGNPKNKTLADVLIRSN; from the exons ATGCCGCTCCCGCTCCGCCGTAAtgccctctccgccgccgccgtctccgggctcctcctccgccgggcACTCTTCACGACGGCCGCCTCGCGCCCGCAGTGGGCGATGACCGTCCGCATGGACCTGCATCTGATCAAGTCGTCGTCGACGCTCACCGCGTCTTTCGACCTCGCCGAGCCCCCGCGCGCCTCGCGCCTCGCTGTCCCCGACAACCGCGTCGACCTGCGGTTCCTCCCGGGACCCGACGGCAAATACATGGGCTTCGTCCCGGGCGACGTCCGCGCCGTGAGCGAGGACggattcctcctcctcaactTCATGGACCTCAATCTGACCGCCCAAGAGACCGGCCCTGATGTCTTCCGGTTCGTCTGCAACCCTCTCAGCGGAGAGCTGTTCCGCCTGCCGGACATGTTCGGGACCAGGAAGTCCGTGCGCTACATCTACCCTGGCCTCCTCACCGAGACCCGCCGCGGCAACGGGCACGGGCCGCCGGAGAGGTACGCCGTCGCCGAGGCCCTACCGAAAACGGAGCCGTCGCGGTTCTTCTCTCTGCGGCGCTTCCTCTCGGAGACAGGGGAGTGGGAGAAGCTGACGGGCCTGCGGTCcccgctcccgccggcgcggcAGATGAAGGTGGACCACGAGGCCGTGGCCTGCGGCGACCGCCTCTGGTGGGTCGACGTGAGCTGGGGCGTCCTATCCGTGGACCCGTTCAGCGACCGGCCCGAGCTCTGCTTCGTGGAGCTCCCGGAGGGCATGCCAGGCAAGGAGCACGCGGCCTCTGACCCTGAGCAACGGATCCTGGCCAGGTACCGGCGCGTCGGGGTCAGCGAGGGGCGGCTGCGTTACGCCGAGGTGTCCCAGAGGGaacccttcctcctccgctccttCGCCCTCGACGgcaacgacggcggcggtggctggaCGCTGGAGCACGAGGTGGCGCTTAGCCCACTCTGGGCCAACGGAGGCTACCCATGGCTGCCCATGGAGGAGGGCCTCGATGGGACGCCGCGGATTGGCGTCTTCGACCCCATGAACGCCAGCATCATGCTTCTCACCGTCGGCAAATATGTCGTCACCGTGGACATGGACAGGGGAAAGGTGCTTGCCAGTGCAGTGGTATGCCAAGATCAAGATCACATTATCATCAGCTGCCCCCACGCTTCCTTGCAGTCATTTCTGCTCCCACCGTGGCTTGGATCAACCCGGATCCCTCCTGCAG GCAAGCGGGGCAATCCCAAGAACAAGACTTTGGCAGATGTTTTGATACGTTCAAACTGA